A window of the Bombina bombina isolate aBomBom1 chromosome 3, aBomBom1.pri, whole genome shotgun sequence genome harbors these coding sequences:
- the LOC128651912 gene encoding toll-like receptor 7 yields MYKMILCLCTSRVQFLFLSSIFLFSRLHTANWIPKSLPCIVTVEATEPYVIVDCGDQHLTSIPSGIPSNVTNLTLTINHIPMVAPQSFAQFTDLVEIDFRCNCVPVILGPKDHVCTKRLSIEDGSFSSLLNLKALYLDGNQLLEFPRGLPPNLTLLSLEANNIFSILRTNLSELTNIKMLYLGQNCYYRNPCNVSFSIEKEAFKDLKQLTVLSMKSNNLSFVPEGLPSSLKELYIYNNRIESVSDQDFQHLYNLEILDLSGNCPRCYNSPFPCTPCPNNDPIKIHSNAFASLKNLRTLRLQSNSLYKISKSWFRNTKNLHELDLSQNFLASEIAEAKFLESVPNLKVLDLSFNFDLQKYPAELHLSKLFYNLSSLESLRIRGYVFQKLNNRSLLPLVSLKNLSVLDMGTNFIKAADFTLFEKMKSLKIIGLSNNKISPSGETTLDSCSNYWTSPGHHYLNNIDRTIQDVHYFRYDEHGRSCRSKVKEDATFLMFVGEDCQNYGTTLDLSQNNIFFVKSADFKHLSFIKCLNLSGNAISQTLNGTEFKELKNLKYLDFSNNRVDLLHSTAFQELTELEVLDLSSNKHYFLAEGITHMLNFTKHLNKLKKLMLNWNEISSATNNEMVSRSLSTLEFKGNHLDVLWKDGDSRFFGFFQKLTKLKILDISENSLAFVPPGAFEGMPPNLKNLNLAKNGLKTFNWGKLYLLEKLEVLDLSSNCLTTVPRELSNCTSSLKKFILSDNRIKYLSTHFLKDAFTLKYLDLSNNKIEYIGQSSFPEDVLNNLEQLLLHGNPFKCNCDAVWLVSWINQTKVTIPKLVSDVLCAGPGTHRGQSLVLLDFYTCEQDNCNVVLYALFTSCIISLMIICVSSHLFYWDFWYIYHFFKAKFNVYKSLPKVSYDALVMYDTKDLEVSDWVWNELVEILENQGEKIFNLCFEDRDWLPGQPFLDNLSETIYLSRKTVFVLTNKFIKSGHFRTAFYIAHQRLIDEKVDVIILIFLEKTLQNSKYLRLRKRLCGSSVLYWPSNPKSHKYFWNCLKNALSTDNQMAYNKLFKESI; encoded by the exons ATGTATAAAATG ATATTGTGTCTATGCACTTCAAGAGTGCAGTTCCTCTTTCTCAGCAGCATCTTCTTATTTTCAAGATTGCACACAGCCAACTGGATTCCTAAAAGCCTGCCTTGCATTGTGACAGTTGAAGCCACAGAACCTTATGTCATTGTGGATTGCGGCGATCAGCACTTGACCTCTATTCCATCTGGAATTCCCAGTAATGTTACCAACTTGACTCTAACCATCAATCATATCCCAATGGTTGCACCCCAGTCATTTGCTCAGTTCACTGACCTAGTTGAGATTGATTTCAGATGCAATTGTGTCCCTGTTATTCTTGGACCAAAAGATCATGTGTGTACCAAAAGGCTGTCCATTGAAGATGGAAGCTTTTCTTCACTTCTTAATTTAAAGGCACTTTATTTGGATGGCAATCAGCTTTTAGAATTCCCCAGAGGGCTTCCACCTAACTTAACTCTCTTAAGTCTAGAAGctaataatatattttctattttgagAACAAATTTATCAGAGCTAACAAATATTAAAATGTTGTACCTTGGACAGAACTGCTATTATCGAAACCCTTGTAATGTCTCATTTTCAATTGAAAAAGAAGCATTCAAAGATTTAAAACAATTAACAGTGTTATCAATGAAGTCAAATAATTTATCATTTGTTCCAGAAGGACTGCCTTCAAGTTTAaaagaactttatatatataacaaCAGAATTGAATCAGTTAGTGACCAAGATTTTCAACATTTATACAACTTAGAAATTCTTGATTTGAGTGGCAACTGTCCGCGTTGCTACAATTCTCCATTTCCATGTACTCCTTGTCCAAATAATGAtccaataaaaatacattctaatGCTTTTGCTTCCTTAAAAAACTTAAGAACTCTTCGCCTTCAAAGTAACTCTCTTTACAAAATTTCTAAGAGTTGGTTTCGGAACACAAAAAATCTCCATGAGCTGGATTTGTCCCAAAATTTTCTGGCCAGTGAAATTGCAGAGGCTAAATTTTTGGAATCTGTTCCAAACCTTAAAGTCCTTGATCTCTCCTTCAATTTTGATCTACAAAAATATCCAGCAGAGTTGCATCTTTCAAAACTATTTTATAATTTGTCCTCCTTGGAAAGTCTGAGAATCCGTGGCTATGTCTTTCAGAAACTGAATAACAGAAGTCTTTTACCTTTGGTTAGCTTAAAGAATCTTTCTGTTTTGGATATGGGTACAAACTTTATTAAAGCTGCTGATTTTACATTGTTTGAAAAAATGAAATCTTTGAAAATAATTGGTCTTTCCAATAATAAAATATCTCCATCTGGGGAAACCACATTGGATTCTTGTTCAAATTACTGGACATCTCCTGGTCATCATTATCTTAATAACATTGATAGAACAATTCAGGATGTACATTATTTCCGATATGATGAACATGGGCGGAGTTGCAGATCTAAAGTAAAAGAAGATGCAACATTTCTCATGTTTGTTGGTGAGGATTGCCAAAATTACGGAACAACTTTAGATTTAAGTCAGAACAATATATTTTTTGTCAAATCAGCAGACTTCAAACACCTTAGTTTTATTAAATGCCTTAACTTATCAGGGAATGCCATTAGTCAGACTTTAAATGGTACAGAATTTAAAGAGTTAAAGAATCTTAAATATTTAGATTTTTCTAACAATCGAGTTGACCTTTTGCATTCAACCGCATTTCAAGAGCTCACCGAGCTAGAAGTACTGGATCTTAGTAGCAACAAGCATTACTTTTTAGCTGAAGGAATAACCCATATGCTCAATTTTACAAAACATCTGAATAAGCTCAAAAAATTAATGCTGAACTGGAATGAAATCTCAAGTGCAACAAACAATGAAATGGTTAGTAGATCACTTTCTACTTTGGAATTCAAAGGAAACCATTTAGATGTTTTATGGAAAGATGGAGATTCAAGATTTTTTGGTTTCTTCCAAAAACTGACTAAGCTTAAAATACTTGATATTTCAGAAAATTCATTAGCATTTGTCCCTCCTGGTGCATTTGAGGGTATGCCTCCTAATCTAAAGAATCTTAATCTGGCTAAAAATGGTCTTAAAACTTTTAACTGGGGAAAGCTTTACCTTTTAGAAAAACTAGAAGTATTAGATCTCAGTAGCAATTGCTTGACCACTGTCCCTCGAGAGTTATCCAACTGCACATCATctcttaaaaaatttattttaagtgataatagaattaaatactTATCTACTCATTTTCTTAAGGATGCTTTTACACTAAAATATCTTGACCTTAGTAACAACAAGATTGAATATATTGGCCAGTCCAGTTTTCCTGAAGATGTTTTGAATAATCTTGAACAATTACTTCTGCATGGAAACCCATTTAAGTGTAACTGTGATGCAGTATGGCTTGTCTCTTGGATAAATCAGACAAAAGTGACAATACCAAAACTAGTAAGTGATGTTTTATGTGCTGGGCCTGGAACCCACAGAGGACAAAGTCTGGTTCTATTAGATTTTTATACTTGTGAACAGGATAATTGCAATGTAGTTTTATATGCACTTTTCACCTCATGTATTATTTCCTTAATGATAATATGTGTTTCAAGCCATCTCTTCTACTGGGATTTTTGGTATATTTACCACTTTTTTAAAGCTAAGTTTAATGTATATAAATCTCTACCTAAAGTAAGTTATGATGCCTTAGTTATGTATGATACAAAGGATCTTGAAGTGTCAGATTGGGTTTGGAATGAATTGGTTGAAATTCTGGAAAATCAAGGTGaaaaaatatttaacttgtgttttgaAGATAGAGACTGGCTTCCAGGTCAACCTTTTTTGGATAATCTTTCAGAAACAATCTATCTCAGTCGGAAAACTGTGTTTGTGCTAACAAACAAATTCATAAAAAGTGGACATTTCAGGACAGCATTTTATATAGCACATCAACGCCTTATTGACGAAAAAGTTGACGTGATCATTTTGATATTTCTTGAAAAAACACTGCAGAACTCAAAATATCTAAGACTGAGAAAGAGGTTGTGTGGAAGCTCTGTCTTATATTGGCCTTCCAATCCTAAATCACACAAATACTTTTGGAACTGCCTAAAAAATGCTTTATCAACAGACAATCAGATGGCATATAATAAGCTTTTTAAAGAGAGTATATag